Proteins encoded in a region of the Candidatus Binatia bacterium genome:
- a CDS encoding DUF4838 domain-containing protein yields the protein MPALLPRLRFTGSTLAVRATLMTLACALLASQATAADEPAAPIAPAAATVTLVAKGKTPWHLVNRSKESTPVTFAAKELRDYIEKISGVSIGRREPSGDGPEIVIGLRENLSANDTAMLPPAADGHDGYAITLRGETEGAPARIVIGADNERGAVYAAYDLLERLGWRWVHPDLDPRDSEVIPKSDIVSLPAESWSVASPMKIRTLNWFEWRQRGGEDPKTSPEALRAQVDWAMKSRYNTLASSSSELEPDHPFYIALKAADERGMMRQIGGHNFAVFFPNDPKTFAEHPEWFGMRNGERVGHSHYGNQFCWSNEGAQKHFVDNIDAFIQARPEIDVLPLYGLDDGRFCECPACSEASPTDNMINLINAVVERLEETAPHVTVETLGGYKNSSALPKTAKPHDRLRVEIAFWGRNPTTGYDVQRYLHGKLKSWARAYDGRLTIYQYYSDNFAGPWMSAPYTKQMLGDRKFLLGLGADGFMNLLYPDGFWWRESLNAYLAGRSFYDVSIDPNELLEDYARSYYGPDAGPLMAKYYAEWAANPVLASRSRSGTRPEHRKMIADQRRDLIDPALAASADQPVYRYRVEKAEKLHRMAEEVMELQLIAMEVTELRESSHRDAAINLLATSDKQREVVRELARSLEAENAGIMHFDDFVLRATVRLRDEAGKLKESPKAKPKPAPKPKKAAAPRSPAESRDAPPDASP from the coding sequence GTGCCCGCACTCTTGCCGCGACTACGGTTCACAGGCTCCACCCTTGCCGTGCGAGCCACGCTCATGACGCTCGCATGCGCACTCCTCGCGTCGCAGGCGACCGCAGCCGACGAGCCCGCGGCGCCGATCGCACCGGCCGCTGCGACGGTGACCTTGGTCGCGAAAGGCAAGACCCCCTGGCACCTGGTGAACCGCTCGAAGGAGTCGACGCCGGTCACCTTCGCCGCGAAGGAGCTGCGCGACTACATCGAGAAGATATCGGGAGTCAGCATCGGACGGCGCGAGCCTTCGGGCGACGGCCCGGAGATCGTGATCGGCCTGCGAGAGAACCTCTCCGCGAACGACACGGCGATGTTGCCGCCCGCCGCGGACGGACACGACGGATACGCGATTACGCTACGAGGCGAGACCGAAGGCGCGCCCGCGCGTATCGTCATCGGCGCCGACAACGAGCGGGGCGCGGTCTACGCGGCCTACGACCTGCTCGAACGACTCGGCTGGCGCTGGGTCCACCCAGACCTCGACCCCAGAGACAGCGAGGTCATTCCTAAGAGCGACATCGTCTCGCTCCCTGCCGAGTCCTGGTCGGTCGCTTCCCCCATGAAGATCCGCACCTTGAATTGGTTCGAGTGGCGACAGCGCGGCGGAGAGGATCCGAAGACGAGCCCGGAAGCGCTTCGAGCCCAGGTCGATTGGGCGATGAAGTCCCGGTACAACACCTTAGCCTCCTCTTCATCGGAGTTGGAGCCCGACCACCCTTTCTACATCGCGCTAAAGGCCGCGGACGAGCGCGGCATGATGCGTCAGATCGGCGGGCACAACTTCGCGGTGTTCTTCCCCAACGACCCGAAGACGTTCGCGGAGCATCCCGAGTGGTTTGGGATGCGCAACGGCGAACGCGTCGGGCACAGCCACTACGGGAATCAATTCTGCTGGAGCAACGAAGGCGCGCAGAAGCACTTCGTGGACAACATCGATGCCTTCATCCAGGCGCGGCCCGAGATCGACGTACTGCCGCTCTACGGATTGGATGACGGCCGATTCTGCGAGTGCCCTGCGTGTTCCGAGGCCTCGCCGACCGACAACATGATCAACCTGATCAACGCCGTCGTGGAGCGACTCGAGGAGACCGCGCCCCACGTCACGGTCGAGACACTCGGCGGATACAAGAACAGCTCTGCCCTCCCCAAGACGGCCAAGCCACACGATCGGCTCCGCGTCGAGATCGCCTTCTGGGGCCGAAACCCCACAACGGGCTACGACGTGCAGCGCTATCTGCACGGAAAGCTCAAGAGCTGGGCTCGGGCCTACGACGGCCGCCTCACCATCTACCAGTACTACAGCGATAACTTCGCCGGCCCGTGGATGTCCGCACCATACACCAAGCAAATGCTCGGCGACCGGAAGTTCCTCCTGGGCTTGGGAGCGGACGGCTTCATGAACCTGCTCTACCCCGATGGCTTCTGGTGGCGAGAGAGCCTGAACGCCTACCTCGCCGGCCGTTCCTTCTACGACGTTTCAATCGACCCGAATGAACTACTCGAAGACTACGCCCGCTCGTACTACGGACCCGACGCCGGGCCCCTGATGGCCAAGTACTACGCAGAGTGGGCAGCGAACCCGGTCCTCGCGAGCCGTAGCCGATCCGGCACCCGGCCCGAGCACCGCAAAATGATCGCCGACCAACGCAGAGACCTCATCGACCCCGCCCTCGCGGCGAGCGCGGACCAACCCGTCTACCGCTATCGGGTCGAGAAGGCGGAGAAGCTGCACCGCATGGCCGAAGAAGTGATGGAGCTCCAGCTGATCGCGATGGAGGTCACTGAGTTGCGCGAGTCGTCCCATCGAGACGCCGCCATCAACCTCCTTGCAACCTCGGACAAGCAACGCGAAGTGGTCCGAGAACTCGCGCGATCCCTGGAGGCGGAAAACGCCGGCATCATGCACTTCGACGACTTCGTCCTGCGCGCGACAGTGCGCCTGCGCGACGAAGCGGGGAAGCTCAAGGAATCGCCGAAGGCCAAACCCAAACCCGCGCCTAAGCCGAAAAAAGCAGCCGCTCCGCGTTCCCCCGCAGAATCGCGTGACGCACCTCCGGACGCTTCTCCGTAA